From Emcibacter nanhaiensis, one genomic window encodes:
- a CDS encoding anthranilate synthase component II, translated as MFLLIDNYDSFTYNLFHYLGELGVEVEVVRNDAMSADEVLALQKNGNLEGVILSPGPCTPDEAGICLELLQKAAGTLPIFGVCLGHQSIGQAYGGKVIRAPYLMHGKVSEIHHKGQSVFKGLENPFRATRYHSLIVERDSLPDCLQITAETEDGLIMGLSHKSHPVHGVQFHPESIESQHGHDILRNFIEIARSFNREQAA; from the coding sequence ATGTTTCTACTGATCGATAACTACGATAGTTTTACCTACAATCTCTTCCACTATCTGGGCGAACTGGGTGTGGAGGTAGAGGTGGTGCGCAATGACGCCATGAGTGCCGACGAGGTACTCGCCCTGCAGAAAAACGGCAACCTCGAAGGGGTGATCCTGTCCCCCGGCCCCTGTACGCCCGATGAGGCCGGCATCTGCCTTGAACTCCTGCAAAAAGCGGCGGGCACCCTGCCGATTTTCGGAGTCTGCCTCGGCCATCAATCCATTGGCCAGGCTTACGGCGGCAAGGTAATCCGCGCCCCTTACCTGATGCATGGCAAGGTCAGCGAGATCCATCATAAGGGCCAAAGCGTATTCAAAGGACTGGAGAACCCGTTCCGCGCCACCCGCTATCACAGCCTGATTGTTGAGCGTGACAGCCTGCCCGACTGCCTGCAAATTACCGCCGAGACCGAAGACGGCCTGATCATGGGCCTGAGCCACAAGAGCCATCCGGTGCACGGCGTACAGTTCCACCCGGAAAGCATCGAAAGCCAGCACGGCCATGACATCCTGCGGAATTTCATTGAGATTGCCCGGAGTTTCAACAGGGAACAGGCGGCATGA